The Bactrocera dorsalis isolate Fly_Bdor chromosome 3, ASM2337382v1, whole genome shotgun sequence genomic interval AAATACTTGGCGGCATCATCGATCGTTTCGTAACCCAGCTTCTCTGCAAATGTCAAATGTTCCTTGCGATTGCCAAATATGAAGAATGCTGCACGCGCAAGCTCACGCAGTTGTCGGAAGTTTTCTCTTATGATATATTCGGCATTTAAATTGATTGCCAAACGACGACGTTCTCTTATGTAGCTCCGTACAATGAAGTCACAGACATCTTGGCGTTGCGGCACAAAGAAACCTTCGATATAGAGTATTTGTTTACGTTCGATGGGACGGAGAAAGGCCTGTGTCTCATCATGTTCAGCTTTTCGCAAATGGTCAACGGACAGCTTGGCCGACGCGCCAATATTAGCATACAGCGCTTTTGTTTTCGTATCTTTGTTGATGATGCAGACGCACTGGCCGGTCGGTACGTCAGTCACCGTGGCGAGTCTgtaaacagaaaaataatttttcaagtatttgtatttaaattttcaagtttttgtgtatatatttaagttttgtgCTTCAAATTGGAATTAAAGTTGTTAATGATAGTATAAAGAATCCCATTATTTGCAATATCACACGCTCACAGTAATTGCaaagttaaatatttacatacatacatacatacttatattgtatTGACATTCACAGCTTTGATGGGAATTTGAGTAACTTGCATGCTGACGAGTATACCCCGAGAAACTTACTTTACAACAACTCAAGTTAacatgcaatttttaagatGAAAGGCAGTGTACTGGCTGCATTTCACATGCAAcgattttaaatgaatttatgaaaaacaagaaaaaaagttaacttcgatTGCATCGCACCTAGAATaactttcacaaataaaaatcttttcataaaagaacttgattttgatggattaatttttatggcagctactTATATGCTGATCAAAATTTCAGATGAAATTTGTGGTCCAACCCCGTAATAACTCGtttattatatttgataatatcGTTGACAAAGCCTTAGCACACTAATAAACAACTAGTAAtcgtaataaatttttctaattcttggaaattaagaaaaactttCTCAGCCAACTGATTACAATGCTccatttaaataacaaattaatttcataatcCAGTGTGTGGGGATTTCCTCTGTGAACTTTGCAGGAACAGTGaagtcaattttaaaaatagaatcaTTTCTactctattaaaaaatttgcaagtaTTAGAATCGCTTCCGAATTCTCgaggaataaaaattaaatatcatatgTCATTATGTTTGTTATCATGACTTGTTGATATAAGTAGACAAATGTACTAAGAagagataaaagaaaatttgacaTTGTTGTGTCATATTCATTGCTATAACAGAGATAAAGAGAAGATCAACAAAGGTGCATGCAAAAATAAGAATGAAggagtaaataaacaaattattaatgtAAGTACGCAcagacataaaaatatacagtcATAGctactacacatacataaatatttacaacaaaatattaaataaaaaaatgaaaaaaataaaatgcaaggAATTAAAAGCATGAGTCAATGACACGTTTTATTGGGGAGTTTGCAATTGAAACCGCGACCAATGCACGGCTCAAATGTTGGGAAAAAAACAATGACCCTTACAAACGTGCAGCGGCCGAAAGGGCTCAAATTAGTAAGCGCTCATGTGTAATAAAtaaacacttacatatatatttatgtgtgtatatatttaagcTCCCCATGCATGCATTGGAATTTGTATGCAAATGAACTTTTAGCCAGAACtcgaaaatcaaatttatttaacattacAGAGCGGAAATGTAAGACATGGAGTGTGAACCCTTCTGAAATGCATTTTTACCAATTTAGCGAGGCGTGACTTGAATTACAGCAGAACGTGCAGCCAAGCGTGTCTATTCAAATGCGGGCTCACATAAGTGTGATACGCTATGCGTGCGCCTTAAGTATACGCAACTAGAATTTACAAAACTCATTAAAATATGGTTACTTTTTTTGGTATGAAATTAAAGCAATtcaaataatatgtatatgtacaaaaacattatttcacagCTCCTTATTTAAGAATACATTGTCGACACTTTACTATAACTTTAGCCAAAATTACCCTTAGTCATGCAAAGTTATTAAACGCACACTGGTAATTCCCACAGACTCACCTCGCTTCGATTTCGCGTTCTTGTAGTATCTCTTTTAACTTCTCTGCGGCCTTATCTTCACCCACAGCGCCAAAGAAAAGTGCATCGGTACCGAGTTGTTTGAGTATACGCACTGTGTTCAAAGCAGAGCCACCGGGATTTACTTCAAATTGCACACTACAagcaatatatgcaaatatattagcATTATAAACAAAAGTGAATATATACTGCAATGTGCGGTGTATTGACATTTAAAATGTCAATATTACCATCTGATTGACCAGCTGATGTTTTGGCTATCTAATCACTTACCGCTCGGCTGCCTCAGCTGCTAACTTTGCTAATGTATCCGCATCAAGTTCGCCTTTCGATTCTGCCGgtatttgaaattgttttaatagCTCTGTTTCGCTTTTCGGAAGCTGCGCGGTATGGTCCAGCAGCACATTACCAAAAGCAACTATTTTGCGTGGCCTACGCGTGCGGAGGaggttagaaaaaataatataagtatatgaaatAATAGCATGGTTATTTATTAATTACGAAACactaagtttttaaattatttcaaaattgtgaTATTTACGTATTATTGTAACTGCCTTCCCCATATACATAGTCAACAACTTTTCCGTAGATCTCTTGTAGGTATTCCATAGTACGAttaaagaaaagcatttgaCTAACAATAACAACTGGTAAAAATGCGATTTTACTGTTAAATCAATAAAAGCAACTTCACTTGACTTTTGCCGAAAATGAAGGTTATTCACCAATGCACCAATAAACGCGTCAACGGTAGGCTTTCGACTGAATCTGTAGGTACCACTAGATTGAAGGTTGACTCTGTTTGTGCGCGCCGCCGCAAAGCTTTGACGACTACATGAATGGGAAGCTAGCGCTTTTTACGTTGTATTATTCTCGTCTGCTTTTGTACCATTTCGGTTTTTTTGTGACCTACTCCGTAACTTGCTCTGGCCATAATTTATTGAAGTGGGAAACTAGTGCTCTCACTGATATTACACACAActtcttttttataataataaaatatgcgaaTCTTTTCTATGTGTGCttctattgtttttattttttttccccCGACTTGTCTAGAAACAGTGTTGCTAACTCTAATAGGTTACCTCGGGGGTGTAATATTGGCGCATAAGAATGCTTTACgttcataaaaaaatacatatgtttgtgctaatatatatatggtatttatatgtgttataatattttttctttggtcCGCCAAgggaaattttatgaaaaagacCACGGATTTATGAATATTTCTCTTTTGCCAATAGCCCTCTCATTTCGTTTTGTGAACATTCGCTTACATCACTTTTATTTCCACAGCTGTTCCGCGATTGCTGCTTTTATTTACATGGCCCTTAAAACTGTTTAAACGTTTATTGAATGTTGAGTACAGAatataaaaccgaatttttataTCACAATTAGTTGCGCGTTTATTATTTAGTTTGCAcatttgtagaaatattttcCGGAAAGTTCAAAGTgaactattttatataaaacaatagGGTAGTGTATAGTGACAACATAGTGTTAGAACATTATTGCTGGAAGATTttcaaatgtacataaataaaaagttatacaTTGCAGTATATTCATAAGTTTGGAACACTCGCTTCATTGCGAtaacaatttattcaaaaatacgTATATTATAAtcagaatatatacatatatccaacatcgtatttaatttcaatattttaaattcataatttctataaaaaattaataaactaaatatttctgAACTAAATTCTAGAGCATACAGGTACGTAAGTAACAATATAACTAAGTAGGtaacaaaataatacaaacgAGATTATACTAAGCGTATGGCACAAAAGTACgttaacgaatattttaaaatgctaatttaatttattttaacagtTTCGATAAAGTCCACGCAAACGGAAGACTTCCGTATACATATCCGCTTGAAAACGATCCTTAACTTCTATTGGTAGGTCGCgtattaaatttgcaatatttttcacaaataattcATCACCTAGATCTTCCGTCACCGCACCAATTTGTTTATTGCATTTGGCTGAGGAACGtttattttcgtatatattGGAATTATGAAAATCGGTATCCATTATACGTTCAATTTTCAATGGCGCTAAATCGAATCCTGGCGACTTGTTGCTTTCAAGCGAACGCTTGGTGCATTTTGATAAATTGGAATTGGACGAATTCGATTCATCTTCTGTTATTgcattcatatttataaacatttcatttattatggGCTCTTCCAAGCTGGAACTTAAATCCTTCTCTTTATGTGATCTAAAAAAGAGTGTGAATTAAcgtaatatattatacatatgtatattcaaaagtaattatttaaCTTACCGACGCGGTATTATTGATTCTTTCAGAAAAATCA includes:
- the LOC105233661 gene encoding adenosine kinase, giving the protein MLFFNRTMEYLQEIYGKVVDYVYGEGSYNNTPRKIVAFGNVLLDHTAQLPKSETELLKQFQIPAESKGELDADTLAKLAAEAAERVQFEVNPGGSALNTVRILKQLGTDALFFGAVGEDKAAEKLKEILQEREIEARLATVTDVPTGQCVCIINKDTKTKALYANIGASAKLSVDHLRKAEHDETQAFLRPIERKQILYIEGFFVPQRQDVCDFIVRSYIRERRRLAINLNAEYIIRENFRQLRELARAAFFIFGNRKEHLTFAEKLGYETIDDAAKYLLEQSSTPKVIVVTNGRECVQLITNYEDEYAAPGAITFQSFHVPRVNEVVDSTGAGDAFVAAFLHAWLEKRPLSECVRMASDVAAKVVTVVGCNLP
- the LOC105233660 gene encoding transcription factor Adf-1; its protein translation is MGQKIESEFYLKLIKSVREKPILYEKNHKNYYNRNKRNDAWQDVANQTDRAVSECKARWKLLRERFCKQMKRADGFMLIGNGETDENEWEYYKEMIFLKESIIPRRSHKEKDLSSSLEEPIINEMFINMNAITEDESNSSNSNLSKCTKRSLESNKSPGFDLAPLKIERIMDTDFHNSNIYENKRSSAKCNKQIGAVTEDLGDELFVKNIANLIRDLPIEVKDRFQADMYTEVFRLRGLYRNC